Proteins found in one Mytilus edulis chromosome 2, xbMytEdul2.2, whole genome shotgun sequence genomic segment:
- the LOC139510925 gene encoding microtubule-associated tumor suppressor 1 homolog produces the protein MTSPSNTTMEDLKTLILAVDSKVNKFNEKLDTIENKFSNLVQEVKQDVKQVKLEVSETGQALKELRQDHDELQRGVEAMELNVQSLEVEKFESMRQSFETDMKNLKEKQLLLEKHDRKYNALVYGMPEKSDENIWKVIDDLMINYLKMEKPKAESFPFANAHRIPAMQNSGEKKRPNPIIIRFIHYADKELFLSHGSHLAGMNIRIVDDLPPCMKEAQNELAKIA, from the coding sequence ATGACAAGTCCTTCAAATACAACTATGGAAGATCTGAAAACCCTTATTTTGGCAGTAGActcaaaagtaaataaatttaATGAGAAATTAGatacaattgaaaataaattttcaaatctaGTGCAGGAGGTAAAACAAGATGTAAAACAAGTTAAGTTAGAGGTCTCAGAAACAGGTCAAGCATTAAAAGAATTAAGGCAAGATCACGATGAGTTACAAAGAGGGGTTGAGGCTATGGAACTCAATGTGCAATCTCTAGAGGTAGAGAAGTTTGAGTCAATGAGGCAGAGTTTTGAGACtgacatgaaaaatttaaaagagaagCAGTTACTACTTGAAAAACATGACCGCAAATATAACGCTTTAGTGTATGGCATGCCTGAAAAGAGTGATGAAAACATCTGGAAAGTTATTGATGACCTAAtgattaattatttgaaaatggaAAAACCTAAAGCAGAAAGTTTCCCATTTGCAAATGCTCATAGAATACCAGCTATGCAGAATTCAGGAGAGAAAAAACGACCAAATCCCATAATAATTAGATTTATACATTATGCCGATAAAGAGCTATTCTTATCTCATGGGTCACATTTAGCCGGAATGAATATCCGTATTGTAGACGATCTGCCTCCATGCATGAAGGAAGCCCAAAATGAACTTGCAAAAATTGCATAA